From the Chitinophaga lutea genome, one window contains:
- a CDS encoding SDR family NAD(P)-dependent oxidoreductase: protein MNSKQYTMITGASSGLGKAFAIECASRGMHIILIALPGSNTVSLGQSIALQYGVDVQVFEFDLTDRDALHRHLAHITGHYNVSFLINNAGMGGTSHMAETTVEKIDQIIQLNVRGTVLVTRLLIPHLLKNEKSYIMNISSMAAFTPIAFKTVYPASKAFISSFSLGLKEEFSGTGLSVSVVYPGPMMTNSHTSRRIIGQGFKGKMGLLSATAIARLAMRKTLAGQPTIIPGFMNRVNHLLMSVLPVEWKSRIVSREVKKEIQYA, encoded by the coding sequence ATGAACAGCAAACAATATACAATGATCACCGGGGCCAGTTCAGGACTGGGCAAAGCGTTCGCCATCGAATGCGCGTCGAGGGGCATGCATATCATCCTGATCGCCCTGCCCGGCTCCAACACCGTATCGCTCGGCCAAAGCATCGCCCTGCAATACGGGGTGGACGTGCAGGTGTTTGAGTTCGACCTCACCGACCGGGATGCCCTGCACCGGCATCTCGCCCACATCACCGGACATTACAACGTCAGTTTCCTCATCAACAACGCCGGCATGGGCGGCACTTCGCATATGGCGGAAACGACGGTGGAGAAAATAGACCAGATCATCCAGCTCAACGTGCGCGGCACCGTGCTGGTGACGCGCCTGCTGATACCGCACCTGCTGAAGAACGAAAAGAGTTATATCATGAACATTTCGAGCATGGCGGCCTTCACGCCCATCGCATTCAAAACGGTGTACCCCGCCTCGAAGGCGTTCATCTCTTCGTTTTCGCTGGGCCTGAAGGAGGAATTTTCCGGTACCGGGCTGTCTGTGAGCGTGGTGTATCCCGGCCCCATGATGACCAATTCCCATACCTCCCGCCGCATTATCGGGCAGGGTTTCAAAGGAAAGATGGGCCTGCTGTCCGCCACCGCCATCGCCCGGCTGGCCATGCGCAAAACGCTGGCCGGCCAGCCCACCATCATACCCGGTTTCATGAACCGCGTCAATCACCTGCTGATGAGCGTGCTGCCGGTGGAATGGAAATCGCGCATCGTATCGCGGGAAGTAAAAAAGGAGATTCAATATGCATAA
- a CDS encoding ABC transporter permease, which produces MIRNYLKIAWRNLLKNKTFSLINITGLSVGMAVALLIGLWIRDEVTFNRNHESYDRVAIVMQHQTFNGVKTTQAALPYLTATAMREDFGADFKYIAEGSWDEDHVLSVNNNAVIKHGSFNGPQFPEILTLKMLKGTRDGLKEPYSIMLSASAAGALFGEVDPLDKIVRMDEELDVKVTGVYEDLPYNSEFRNRDFIAPWKLFLITQPWIETLENPWRSNFSMVYARLADHADLGMVSAKMKDLKLKRVRPEQKVFQPEVFLHPMSSWHLHAEWKDGNNVGGRIQFVWLFGIIGVFVLLLACINFMNLSTARSEKRAKEVGIRKAVGSIRGQLVAQFFSESLLLAAIGLIVAAVLVQLVLPVFNDVADKRVGIPYDSVAFWLAVTGFTVFTGLIAGSYPALYLSSFQPVKVLKGTFRAGRFAAMPRKVLVVVQFAVSVVLIIGTVVVFLQIRHAKSRPVAYSREGLVTLKLNTAEARKNVKAMRSEMEASGAVAATGCASSFVTDLNIINNGYTWKNMEPGKTGNFGAVTITHDYGKTIGWQIVAGRDFSAAFNDSASMVVNESAAKFMNIGNPVGETMRINGEPFTIIGVVRDMVMESPYEPAFRTAFTLKGNETSLLSVRINPARSTADALSQIESIYKKFVPSGAPFSYEFADEAYAKKFEAEQRIGRLSSFFAILAVFISSLGLFGMASFMAEQRVKEIGVRKVLGASVFNLWRLMSKDFVILVAIALVIAVPLAWYFMSGWLERYQYRTNISWWLIAIICFGTLAITLLTVSYQSIKAATANPVKSLRSE; this is translated from the coding sequence ATGATCAGGAACTATCTTAAAATCGCCTGGAGGAATCTCCTCAAAAATAAAACGTTCTCGCTGATTAACATCACGGGATTATCGGTAGGGATGGCTGTGGCCCTGTTGATCGGTTTGTGGATCAGGGATGAAGTGACGTTCAACAGGAATCATGAAAGCTATGACCGTGTCGCGATTGTGATGCAGCATCAGACTTTCAACGGGGTCAAGACCACCCAGGCCGCGTTGCCGTATCTGACGGCCACGGCCATGCGCGAAGACTTCGGCGCGGATTTCAAATATATCGCCGAGGGGTCGTGGGACGAAGATCATGTGCTCAGCGTGAACAATAATGCGGTCATCAAACACGGCAGTTTCAACGGCCCGCAATTCCCGGAAATATTGACGCTCAAAATGCTGAAAGGCACGCGCGACGGGTTGAAGGAGCCTTATTCCATCATGCTGTCGGCCTCCGCTGCCGGGGCGTTGTTCGGAGAGGTGGATCCGCTTGATAAAATCGTGCGGATGGATGAGGAACTGGATGTGAAAGTGACGGGTGTGTATGAAGACCTGCCGTATAACTCCGAATTCCGCAACCGGGATTTTATTGCGCCATGGAAATTGTTCCTGATCACGCAGCCCTGGATCGAAACGCTGGAAAACCCCTGGCGTTCCAATTTCAGTATGGTGTATGCGCGCCTCGCTGATCATGCCGACCTGGGCATGGTGTCTGCCAAGATGAAAGACCTGAAGTTGAAACGGGTGCGCCCGGAACAGAAGGTTTTCCAGCCGGAAGTATTCCTGCATCCGATGTCTTCCTGGCATTTGCACGCGGAGTGGAAAGACGGGAATAACGTGGGCGGCAGGATACAGTTCGTATGGCTGTTCGGTATCATCGGCGTATTCGTCCTCCTGCTGGCCTGCATCAACTTTATGAACCTGAGCACCGCGCGTTCCGAAAAGCGGGCGAAAGAAGTAGGCATCCGCAAGGCGGTGGGCTCCATACGCGGGCAGCTGGTAGCGCAGTTTTTCAGCGAATCCCTGCTGCTTGCCGCCATCGGTCTGATAGTGGCGGCCGTATTGGTGCAGCTCGTTTTGCCGGTGTTCAATGATGTGGCGGACAAACGGGTGGGCATTCCCTATGACAGCGTGGCCTTCTGGCTGGCCGTGACCGGTTTTACGGTCTTTACCGGCCTGATAGCCGGCAGTTATCCTGCCTTGTACCTGTCTTCCTTCCAACCGGTGAAAGTGCTGAAAGGCACCTTCCGCGCCGGCCGCTTTGCCGCCATGCCGCGCAAGGTACTGGTGGTGGTGCAGTTCGCCGTATCTGTCGTATTGATTATCGGCACGGTGGTGGTATTCCTGCAGATCAGGCACGCCAAAAGCCGGCCCGTTGCGTATAGCCGTGAAGGATTGGTGACCCTGAAGCTCAATACGGCCGAAGCCAGGAAAAACGTGAAAGCCATGCGGAGCGAAATGGAAGCCTCCGGCGCTGTAGCCGCCACCGGTTGCGCCAGCTCCTTTGTTACCGATCTGAACATCATCAACAACGGTTATACCTGGAAGAACATGGAGCCGGGCAAAACGGGCAACTTCGGGGCCGTGACCATCACCCATGATTACGGTAAGACCATTGGCTGGCAGATCGTGGCCGGCCGCGATTTTTCGGCAGCGTTCAACGACTCCGCTTCCATGGTAGTGAACGAGTCGGCCGCCAAATTCATGAACATCGGCAATCCCGTAGGTGAAACCATGCGGATCAATGGCGAGCCGTTTACGATCATCGGGGTGGTCAGGGACATGGTGATGGAATCGCCCTACGAGCCGGCGTTCCGTACCGCTTTTACCCTGAAGGGAAATGAGACCAGCCTGCTCAGCGTGCGCATCAACCCGGCCCGCAGCACGGCCGATGCGCTCTCGCAAATCGAAAGCATTTATAAAAAATTCGTTCCCTCCGGCGCTCCTTTCTCCTATGAGTTCGCCGACGAGGCGTACGCCAAAAAATTCGAAGCCGAACAGCGCATCGGCCGGCTTTCCAGCTTCTTCGCCATTCTGGCCGTTTTCATCAGCAGCCTGGGGCTCTTCGGCATGGCTTCCTTCATGGCGGAACAACGGGTGAAGGAAATCGGTGTGCGCAAGGTACTGGGGGCTTCGGTGTTCAATCTCTGGAGACTCATGTCGAAAGACTTCGTGATACTGGTGGCCATCGCACTGGTGATTGCCGTGCCGCTGGCATGGTATTTCATGAGCGGCTGGCTGGAGCGGTATCAATACCGCACCAACATCTCCTGGTGGCTGATCGCGATCATCTGTTTCGGCACATTGGCCATTACCCTGCTCACCGTCAGCTACCAGAGTATCAAGGCCGCTACCGCCAACCCTGTGAAGAGTTTGCGGTCTGAGTAA
- a CDS encoding RNA polymerase sigma factor → MYDRSHTDIALFQLIAEGDETAFRELFHAYVPQLQPLVMHLTKTASVTEDIIQETFLRVWLSRDKLAAIENPRSWLLRIVFYQSFTWLRRQAVHQKAMGAMAQGHDDAAMRSSTEEAVAYAAVVRLVGEAVQQLPAQAKRIYLLSRESGLRIPEIAEQLGLSPNTVKNSLVRSLQAIRRHIEAGGHWLPVALLWLIPGVLGG, encoded by the coding sequence ATGTACGACCGTTCACACACCGACATAGCGTTATTTCAGTTGATTGCTGAAGGCGACGAAACCGCTTTCCGCGAGCTGTTCCACGCGTACGTGCCGCAGTTGCAGCCGCTGGTGATGCACCTCACCAAAACCGCTTCCGTTACCGAAGACATCATCCAGGAAACGTTCCTGCGCGTGTGGCTGAGCCGCGACAAACTGGCCGCCATCGAAAATCCCCGCTCCTGGCTGCTGCGCATCGTTTTTTACCAGTCGTTCACCTGGCTGCGCCGCCAGGCCGTGCATCAAAAGGCGATGGGCGCCATGGCGCAGGGGCACGACGATGCCGCCATGCGAAGCAGCACTGAAGAGGCCGTAGCCTACGCCGCCGTAGTGCGGCTGGTGGGAGAGGCGGTACAGCAGTTGCCCGCGCAGGCCAAACGGATTTATCTCCTCAGCCGCGAAAGCGGCCTCCGCATCCCGGAAATCGCGGAACAGCTGGGCCTTTCCCCCAACACCGTCAAAAACTCCCTGGTGCGTTCCCTGCAGGCCATCCGCCGGCATATCGAAGCGGGCGGGCACTGGCTGCCGGTAGCACTGTTATGGCTGATACCGGGTGTTTTGGGAGGGTAG
- a CDS encoding sensor histidine kinase has product MDFQKNERLFSSGVFKYLTRALILYIFSTIFKSFDLTFTHDIGILNLRGQVFSVFYVLYGLLAWEGATFIARLMEKKVADRQSPARIVALGVALLLYGLLVSVLFSFLYAGTDVLLFHRYEAWESASSFAYDLNFGTFMFYLLLLTFNGIIYYYKGWKEYQLQTERLMRENIQAKYDALRNQIDPHFFFNSLSVLTNLVYKNPDVAADYITQLAKTYRYILDKKFENLVPIQTELDFLESYLFLIRIRHRDSIRFTAELDDKVVQKGMIPPATLQLLVENAIKHNRFSGNDPLLITLKSEDNFLVVSNKVNMRALPESPSSGIGLENIRKRYELTMGKGIDVAHEGDFFIVKVPVIYTL; this is encoded by the coding sequence ATGGATTTCCAAAAGAATGAAAGATTATTTTCTAGCGGCGTGTTCAAATACCTGACCCGGGCGCTCATCCTGTACATTTTCAGCACCATTTTCAAATCGTTCGATCTCACTTTTACGCACGACATCGGCATCCTCAACCTGCGAGGCCAGGTGTTCAGCGTTTTTTACGTGCTCTACGGCCTGCTGGCCTGGGAAGGCGCCACTTTCATCGCCCGGCTGATGGAAAAGAAAGTGGCCGACCGGCAGTCGCCCGCCCGCATCGTGGCGCTGGGCGTCGCGCTGCTCCTGTACGGCCTGCTCGTATCGGTACTGTTCAGCTTTCTGTACGCCGGCACCGATGTGCTGCTCTTCCACCGCTACGAAGCCTGGGAAAGCGCGTCTTCCTTTGCCTACGACCTGAACTTCGGCACATTCATGTTTTACCTGCTGCTGCTCACGTTCAACGGCATCATCTATTATTACAAAGGCTGGAAGGAGTACCAGCTGCAGACGGAACGGCTGATGCGCGAGAACATACAGGCCAAGTACGACGCGCTCCGCAACCAGATCGATCCGCATTTCTTTTTTAATTCCCTCAGCGTGCTCACCAACCTGGTGTATAAAAACCCGGACGTGGCGGCTGATTACATCACCCAACTCGCCAAAACCTACCGTTACATACTCGATAAAAAATTCGAAAACCTCGTGCCCATCCAGACGGAGCTCGACTTCCTCGAATCATATCTTTTCCTGATCCGCATCCGCCACCGCGACAGTATCCGGTTTACGGCGGAGCTCGACGACAAGGTGGTGCAGAAAGGCATGATACCGCCCGCCACATTGCAGCTGCTGGTGGAGAACGCCATCAAACACAACCGCTTCTCCGGCAACGACCCGTTACTGATCACGCTGAAGAGCGAAGACAACTTCCTGGTGGTGAGCAATAAGGTGAACATGCGCGCCCTGCCCGAAAGCCCTTCCAGCGGCATCG
- a CDS encoding FecR family protein, translating to MTTQERLAILLKKAADATATVEELQELAGLAEHDPSGQHALDMEALLRKEAKSAPAYDHAHWNRLADNILQADRPQPAKVIPWRRRAWAAAVILLVASSAAFWLLRRPAPVKETTLAAQPVKDIAPGGNRAVLTLGDGTEISLDSAGNGMLAQQGHTRVIKSGNGQIQYEAPQNGGQPVFNKIATPRGGQYTITLPDGSRVWLNASSSLRYPAAFNGSARTVELTGEAYFEVAKQAGQPFVVKVDEMEVKVLGTHFNIMAYTDEAVVKTTLLEGAVEVKKSGVAKKLKPGQGTSLHRSSGLLEVLPEVNTEEAVAWKNGYIQFEGNDIRSAMRQVARWYDVEVIYKGNVPAHFRGIIPRNVPVSQVLKMLELTGEVHFEIGNKQIIVSP from the coding sequence TTGACTACCCAAGAACGTTTAGCCATCCTTCTGAAGAAGGCTGCAGACGCCACGGCCACGGTGGAAGAACTGCAGGAACTCGCCGGTCTGGCGGAGCACGACCCGTCCGGGCAACACGCCCTCGACATGGAAGCGCTCCTGCGGAAAGAGGCGAAATCCGCACCGGCATACGATCATGCGCACTGGAACAGGCTGGCTGACAACATCCTGCAGGCAGACCGCCCGCAGCCGGCCAAAGTAATACCCTGGCGCCGCCGCGCATGGGCCGCCGCGGTTATATTGCTGGTCGCCTCTTCGGCCGCTTTCTGGCTGCTGCGCCGCCCCGCTCCCGTAAAAGAAACCACCCTGGCGGCACAACCCGTAAAAGATATCGCCCCCGGCGGTAACCGCGCCGTGCTCACGCTCGGAGACGGCACCGAAATTTCGCTCGACAGCGCGGGTAACGGCATGCTCGCCCAACAGGGCCATACCAGAGTGATCAAATCCGGCAACGGCCAGATACAATATGAAGCGCCTCAAAACGGCGGCCAGCCCGTATTCAATAAAATCGCCACGCCCCGGGGCGGGCAATACACCATCACCCTCCCGGACGGCAGCCGCGTTTGGCTCAACGCCTCCAGCAGCCTGCGTTATCCCGCCGCATTCAACGGCAGCGCCAGAACGGTGGAGCTTACCGGCGAAGCATATTTTGAAGTGGCGAAGCAGGCGGGGCAACCGTTTGTGGTGAAAGTAGACGAGATGGAAGTAAAAGTGCTCGGCACGCATTTTAACATCATGGCGTACACCGACGAAGCCGTCGTGAAAACCACCCTGCTCGAAGGGGCGGTGGAAGTGAAAAAAAGCGGCGTGGCGAAGAAGCTGAAACCCGGCCAGGGCACCAGCCTGCACCGCAGCAGCGGTCTGCTGGAAGTATTGCCTGAAGTCAATACCGAAGAAGCGGTGGCCTGGAAAAACGGGTACATCCAGTTCGAAGGCAACGACATCCGCTCCGCCATGCGCCAGGTTGCGCGCTGGTACGATGTGGAAGTGATCTATAAAGGCAATGTGCCCGCGCACTTCAGAGGTATCATCCCACGGAATGTGCCCGTATCGCAGGTATTAAAAATGCTGGAACTGACAGGAGAAGTGCATTTCGAGATAGGCAACAAACAGATTATTGTATCACCATAA
- a CDS encoding glycosyltransferase family 39 protein: MSGSGFSTQLSHAKGIGNAIWAAVIIITALRLAFIWQMGLMPQDAYYHLYGEYPALSYFDHPSAIAWVLQAATSIFGKKVFAIKLADTVVTLGTLLVFYRLSLHVLSRAGSRNALLLLYSTLMVTILSLVSTPDTPLLLFWALSLLCLYRAIFLERKWYWLWTGIAMGLAFNSKYTALFLPFGMMLYLVLSRPHRPLLLSPWPWLSLCGFGVVSLPVVIWNVQHGFASFRFQSSARVSSGLQLNPLDVLGVIGHQAAILMPVLLFALVYFIYRMVRKYRWHIGRLPSPQLFLLCFFLPVFLGFFIISPVYWVKLNWMMPAYVSGIIWVAVWFREKYLRWQWICSLVVHLALAVEIIWYPVPVNSDDVWVGWDGLAVQAGTLERQYPGDFIFSADDYKTSAVLTFYLDSLVYSRNVLGMPALQFDYIREDVQALAGRNAIFINSVPDNTGFKDEQAFTEVLRRYFSTVSSLPPIVIRKGDRVLRTFLVYRCTDYRPPVKQKIPFQ; this comes from the coding sequence ATGAGCGGCTCCGGATTCAGCACACAACTGTCACACGCAAAGGGCATCGGCAACGCCATATGGGCCGCGGTGATCATCATCACCGCGCTGCGCCTCGCGTTCATCTGGCAAATGGGCCTGATGCCGCAGGATGCGTATTACCACCTCTACGGGGAATATCCCGCGCTATCCTACTTCGATCATCCTTCCGCCATCGCCTGGGTGCTGCAGGCAGCCACCTCCATATTCGGCAAAAAAGTATTCGCCATCAAACTGGCGGACACCGTCGTGACCCTGGGCACGTTGCTGGTGTTTTACCGCCTTTCGCTGCATGTCCTCAGTCGCGCCGGGAGCCGGAACGCCTTGCTGCTCCTGTACTCCACGCTGATGGTGACCATCCTCTCCCTCGTATCTACGCCCGATACGCCGCTGCTCCTGTTCTGGGCGCTGTCGTTATTGTGTCTCTATCGCGCCATATTCCTGGAGCGGAAATGGTATTGGCTGTGGACGGGCATCGCCATGGGGCTGGCGTTTAACAGCAAATACACGGCCCTGTTCCTGCCGTTCGGGATGATGTTGTACCTCGTGCTCAGCCGCCCGCACCGCCCGCTGCTGCTCTCACCGTGGCCCTGGTTGAGCCTGTGCGGCTTCGGGGTGGTGAGTTTGCCTGTGGTGATCTGGAATGTGCAGCATGGTTTCGCGTCGTTCCGTTTCCAGTCGTCGGCCCGCGTGAGCAGCGGCCTGCAGCTGAACCCGCTCGACGTGCTGGGCGTTATCGGTCACCAGGCGGCCATCCTGATGCCGGTGCTGTTGTTCGCCCTGGTCTATTTTATTTACCGGATGGTCCGCAAATACCGCTGGCATATCGGGCGCCTCCCTTCACCGCAGCTGTTCCTCCTGTGTTTTTTCCTGCCCGTGTTTCTCGGCTTTTTTATCATCTCCCCGGTATACTGGGTGAAGTTGAACTGGATGATGCCGGCCTACGTCAGCGGTATTATCTGGGTGGCGGTATGGTTCCGTGAAAAATATCTCCGCTGGCAATGGATCTGCTCGCTGGTGGTGCACCTTGCGCTGGCGGTGGAGATCATCTGGTACCCGGTGCCGGTCAATTCCGATGACGTATGGGTAGGGTGGGACGGCCTCGCTGTGCAGGCCGGAACACTGGAACGGCAATATCCCGGCGACTTCATCTTTTCCGCGGACGATTATAAAACGAGCGCGGTACTGACTTTTTACCTCGACAGCCTTGTGTATTCCCGCAATGTGCTGGGCATGCCCGCCTTGCAGTTCGATTATATCCGGGAAGATGTGCAGGCCCTTGCCGGGCGCAACGCGATTTTTATCAATTCCGTGCCGGACAATACCGGTTTTAAAGACGAGCAGGCGTTTACGGAGGTGCTGCGGCGGTATTTTTCCACCGTGTCATCGCTGCCGCCTATCGTCATCAGGAAAGGCGACCGGGTGCTGCGCACTTTCCTCGTGTACCGGTGCACGGATTACCGGCCGCCCGTGAAACAAAAAATCCCTTTTCAATAA
- a CDS encoding NAD-dependent epimerase/dehydratase family protein, whose amino-acid sequence MHKVLVTGANGFLGANLTRELYRLGYDVKAMVRPSADLKSIADIPCEIFFGRIDRVEDVLHAMEGCNIVIHAACITEQWAISFEEYEQINYIGTQYVVEACLRQKVEKLIYVSTANTIGPGSKEQPGSELNGFTLFNANSGYINSKYLAQQYVLEQVERRRLNAVVVNPTFMIGPNDSKPSSGKLLLYGLGKKVLFYPPGGKNFVHIHDVCQGILNAIEMGKPGECYLLAGANLSYREFFNMLYARTRKPALMIRIPPLLLKVGGVIGTIAGKITGTTQKLNYSAAFLLCLQNYYTGKKSERELQIRYAPIETAIADALSWFEENAYI is encoded by the coding sequence ATGCATAAAGTTTTAGTGACCGGCGCCAACGGGTTTCTGGGCGCCAATCTTACCCGGGAGCTCTACCGGCTGGGATACGACGTAAAAGCCATGGTGCGCCCCTCTGCCGACTTAAAGAGCATTGCAGACATTCCCTGCGAGATATTTTTCGGCCGCATAGACCGGGTGGAAGATGTGCTGCATGCCATGGAAGGCTGCAACATCGTGATCCATGCGGCCTGCATCACGGAGCAGTGGGCCATTTCATTCGAAGAATACGAACAGATCAATTATATCGGCACCCAGTATGTGGTGGAAGCCTGCCTGCGGCAGAAGGTGGAGAAACTGATCTATGTGAGCACCGCCAACACCATCGGGCCCGGCAGCAAAGAGCAGCCCGGCAGCGAACTGAACGGCTTTACGCTGTTCAACGCCAACTCCGGCTATATCAACAGCAAATACCTCGCGCAGCAGTATGTGCTCGAGCAGGTGGAGCGGCGGCGGCTGAATGCGGTGGTGGTGAACCCCACGTTCATGATCGGGCCGAACGACAGCAAACCCAGCTCCGGGAAGCTGCTGCTGTACGGCCTTGGGAAAAAAGTATTGTTTTACCCGCCGGGGGGTAAAAACTTCGTGCATATTCACGATGTCTGCCAGGGCATTTTGAATGCCATAGAGATGGGCAAACCGGGGGAATGTTACCTGTTGGCCGGCGCCAACCTGAGCTACCGGGAGTTTTTTAATATGCTGTACGCCCGTACGCGCAAACCGGCGCTGATGATCAGGATTCCCCCGTTGCTCCTCAAAGTGGGCGGCGTGATCGGCACCATTGCCGGCAAAATCACCGGCACCACGCAGAAGCTCAATTATTCGGCGGCGTTTTTACTGTGCCTGCAAAACTATTACACGGGCAAAAAGTCGGAACGCGAGCTGCAAATCCGCTACGCTCCCATCGAAACCGCCATCGCCGACGCGCTCAGCTGGTTCGAGGAAAATGCCTACATTTAA